From one Cyanobacterium stanieri PCC 7202 genomic stretch:
- a CDS encoding ribulose-5-phosphate 3-epimerase (PFAM: Ribulose-phosphate 3 epimerase family~TIGRFAM: ribulose-phosphate 3-epimerase~COGs: COG0036 Pentose-5-phosphate-3-epimerase~InterPro IPR000056~KEGG: tel:tll2369 ribulose-phosphate 3-epimerase~PFAM: ribulose-phosphate 3-epimerase~PRIAM: Ribulose-phosphate 3-epimerase~SPTR: Pentose-5-phosphate-3-epimerase;~TIGRFAM: ribulose-phosphate 3-epimerase), protein MSKKDIVISPSILSADFSRLGEEIRAVDEAGADWIHVDVMDGRFVPNITIGPLIVDAIRPHTKKPLDVHLMIVEPEKYVADFAKAGADIISVHAEHNASPHLHRTLCQIRELGKQSGVVLNPSTPLELIEYVIDVCDLVLIMSVNPGFGGQSFIPGVVPKIKALRQMCDERGLDPWIEVDGGLKPNNTWQVLEAGANAIVAGSAVFKAPDYAEAIEGIRNSKRPDKELVTA, encoded by the coding sequence ATGAGTAAGAAAGATATAGTTATTTCACCCTCCATTTTATCCGCTGATTTCAGTCGTTTAGGGGAGGAAATTAGAGCAGTTGATGAGGCTGGTGCTGATTGGATTCATGTGGATGTGATGGATGGTCGTTTTGTACCTAATATCACCATTGGTCCTTTAATTGTTGATGCCATTCGCCCCCATACCAAAAAACCTTTAGATGTTCATTTAATGATTGTTGAACCTGAGAAGTATGTGGCAGATTTTGCTAAGGCAGGGGCTGACATTATTTCTGTTCATGCGGAGCATAATGCTTCTCCCCATTTACATCGTACCTTGTGCCAGATTCGTGAGTTGGGTAAACAGTCTGGGGTTGTGTTAAATCCTTCTACTCCCCTTGAGTTGATCGAGTACGTGATTGATGTCTGTGATTTAGTCCTCATCATGAGTGTTAACCCTGGGTTTGGTGGTCAAAGTTTCATCCCTGGTGTGGTACCCAAAATTAAAGCTCTTCGTCAAATGTGTGATGAGAGAGGTTTAGATCCTTGGATTGAGGTTGATGGTGGTTTGAAACCTAATAATACTTGGCAGGTTTTAGAAGCAGGTGCAAATGCGATCGTAGCTGGATCTGCGGTATTCAAAGCTCCTGACTATGCAGAAGCCATTGAAGGTATCCGTAACAGTAAGCGTCCTGATAAAGAGTTAGTTACTGCTTAA
- a CDS encoding GTP cyclohydrolase I (PFAM: GTP cyclohydrolase I~TIGRFAM: GTP cyclohydrolase I~COGs: COG0302 GTP cyclohydrolase I~InterPro IPR001474:IPR020602:IPR018234~KEGG: cyc:PCC7424_3847 GTP cyclohydrolase I~PFAM: GTP cyclohydrolase I/Nitrile oxidoreductase~PRIAM: GTP cyclohydrolase I~SPTR: GTP cyclohydrolase I;~TIGRFAM: GTP cyclohydrolase I): MTFTQSSIKKTVGEKNQLPSLVTEAQPQVSEAEMIEAVKTLLIGLGENPDREGLKDTPKRVVKALKFLTSGYHQSLDELLNGAVFHENADEMVLVRDIDLFSSCEHHILPILGRAHVAYIPNGKVIGLSKIARICEMYARRLQVQERLTAQIADALQGLLKPQGVAVVVEASHMCMVMRGVQKPGSWTSTSALRGVFADDAKTRQEFMNLIQHRPRFNN, from the coding sequence ATGACATTCACTCAATCCTCGATAAAGAAAACGGTAGGAGAAAAAAATCAATTACCTTCCCTTGTCACAGAAGCCCAACCCCAAGTAAGTGAAGCGGAAATGATTGAAGCGGTAAAAACGCTCTTAATTGGTTTGGGTGAAAATCCAGATCGAGAAGGATTAAAAGATACCCCCAAAAGAGTAGTAAAGGCTCTTAAGTTTCTGACCTCGGGTTATCATCAATCCTTGGATGAATTACTCAATGGTGCTGTGTTCCATGAAAATGCCGATGAAATGGTATTAGTTCGGGATATTGATTTATTTAGTTCTTGTGAACATCATATTTTGCCTATTCTAGGACGTGCGCACGTAGCTTATATCCCTAACGGTAAAGTAATCGGATTGTCAAAAATTGCGAGAATTTGCGAAATGTATGCCAGAAGATTGCAGGTACAAGAACGTTTAACTGCCCAAATCGCCGATGCTCTGCAAGGTTTATTAAAGCCCCAAGGGGTGGCTGTGGTGGTGGAAGCCAGTCACATGTGTATGGTGATGCGTGGGGTACAAAAACCCGGTTCTTGGACTTCTACGAGTGCTTTACGAGGTGTATTTGCTGATGATGCAAAAACCCGTCAAGAGTTTATGAATTTAATTCAACACCGCCCCAGATTTAATAATTAA
- a CDS encoding cobalamin synthesis protein P47K (PFAM: Cobalamin synthesis protein cobW C-terminal domain; CobW/HypB/UreG, nucleotide-binding domain~COGs: COG0523 Putative GTPase (G3E family)~InterPro IPR003495:IPR011629~KEGG: cyp:PCC8801_0865 cobalamin synthesis protein P47K~PFAM: cobalamin synthesis protein P47K; cobalamin synthesis CobW domain protein~SPTR: Cobalamin synthesis protein P47K), giving the protein MDNLVLPKRGMPVTIITGFLGSGKTTLLNHILTNNQNLKVAVLVNEFGDIDIDSQLLVSVEENMLSLSNGCICCTINDDLLDTVYQVLESEQKVDYLIVETTGVADPLPIVLTFLSPELRDLVRLDSVLTLIDAENFTPDHFESDAALKQVIYGDIILLNKIDLVSEEKVEELEKNILCIKEGASILRCENAKVPLPLILDVERSNINNYPQEKPHSSHDHHHHDHDHEHHHHDHDHEHHHHDHDHHSHHLEIDGFISVSFECDRPFNVDKFQNFITDNIMAKVYRAKGILWFAESELKHIFQLSGKRYDLNTEEWQNNPKNQLVMIGKDISADDLRTKLKQCVVQ; this is encoded by the coding sequence ATGGATAATTTAGTTTTACCCAAAAGAGGAATGCCCGTAACGATTATCACAGGATTTTTGGGCAGTGGCAAAACAACTCTTTTAAATCATATTTTGACTAATAATCAAAATTTAAAGGTTGCGGTTTTGGTTAATGAGTTTGGGGATATTGATATTGATAGTCAGTTATTGGTATCGGTGGAGGAAAATATGCTCAGTCTCAGTAATGGGTGTATTTGTTGCACGATTAATGATGATTTATTGGATACTGTTTATCAGGTATTAGAAAGTGAGCAAAAGGTGGATTATTTGATCGTGGAAACCACGGGAGTGGCTGATCCTTTGCCTATTGTCTTAACTTTTTTGAGTCCTGAGTTAAGGGATTTAGTTCGTCTTGATTCTGTGTTGACTTTGATTGATGCGGAAAATTTTACTCCTGATCATTTTGAAAGTGATGCGGCACTCAAGCAGGTTATTTATGGTGACATTATTTTACTCAATAAAATTGATTTAGTTTCTGAGGAAAAAGTTGAGGAGTTAGAGAAAAATATTCTTTGTATTAAGGAGGGGGCAAGTATTTTACGTTGTGAAAATGCTAAGGTGCCTTTACCTTTGATTTTGGACGTGGAACGAAGTAATATCAATAATTATCCTCAAGAAAAACCCCACTCATCCCATGATCATCATCACCATGATCATGATCATGAACATCATCACCATGATCATGATCATGAACATCATCACCATGATCACGATCACCATTCCCATCATTTAGAAATAGATGGTTTTATTTCCGTTTCTTTTGAGTGCGATCGCCCTTTTAATGTAGATAAATTTCAAAACTTTATCACTGATAATATCATGGCAAAAGTATATCGAGCCAAGGGGATTTTGTGGTTTGCCGAAAGTGAACTAAAACATATTTTCCAACTCAGTGGCAAACGCTATGATTTAAACACAGAGGAATGGCAGAATAACCCCAAAAATCAATTAGTAATGATTGGCAAAGATATATCAGCAGATGATCTACGGACAAAATTAAAACAATGTGTAGTACAGTAG